In the bacterium genome, AACAAAATTTGCATCCCAGAAGATAACATTAGGGAGTGAAGCATCAAATTTCAAAATCCTTGCTGACACCGTAAAAGCTCCCTTCTTTTAATAGCGACTCGACATCAATAGGATGGTTAAGGGTAATACTCCCAATCATATCCTCTACCGGATCGAAATTATTATCCCTAACTGTCTCAAAAGTTATTATCCTGGCTCTTTTGCTTAAATTGATAATTTCTTTAGATAGATTTAACTCAGCTTGCATGATAATTACCTCGTCTGAAGATAATAATACCATAAGTATCACTCTTTGTCAATTAAAATTTTAACTCAGAAACATTTCTGAGACAGCCCTTCTGGGAAGGGAAAAAATCAGTAATCGGATGTAACAGATAAAACGGATAAATAAAAAGATAAAAAACATATCCGATCAATCCGTTTAATCCGCTTACCAAAAATTAAAAAGAAGTTAATTTTTTTGGGATTTTAGAATTAGGTTTATCGGTTATAAAAAAAGCAAGAGGAAACTTTTTACGCTCCCTCTTGCTTCCAAGTGATACATAGAGTCATGCGTTCGACTCCATCACTGTCTGACAATTATACTATACCACATTTTCATAATTTTGTCAAGTGTTTTTTTCATGAATATTTTCTCTGAAGCGGAGGGAGGCGGAATCGAACCGCATACCAGTTAAGGTATCACTTGTTTATCAGACAGTGAGGCTACCATAGCCCAACTCCCTCCTGCAATTATGATACCATAAATACTGCTCTTTGTTAAAGAAAATTAAACTTAGCAACATTTCAGAAACATTTCTGAGGCAGATTTATTGGAAGGGGAAAAATTCAGATTGCCAGATGGCAAATAAAAAATGTAAAAGTAACTATTCAGTTCTTTTGACAGGATTTACAGGATGTTAAATAAGTAGATTATCTGTTCGACGGATTGTCACGGCACATGAATTACAATTGGTGAACTATTTGACTGCCACTCATAAGGATGTTGGATTGGTTATTAATTCCTGACCTGTCGTCAGGACAGATTTTGGAGAAAAATAAGGTTGAAGTAAAGCGAAAGAAAAGAGAACTGTCGGAATATTCATCGGAACTATAACCATGATGAACAGGATAAACAAAAATCCCGTTAATCCTGTTCATCCTGTCAAAAATAGACCTGAATAGATACATGTAAAAAGAGTAATGAGGTAGAGAAAGAGAAAGAATACCAACCCAAAGCCAGACAAAAAATCTTTCTACTCTCTACTTAATAAAGACTTCTGCAAAATGCCCCGAAGCTGTCATTGCGAGGAGCAAAGCGACGAAACAATCCCTTTATTTTTGCAAGGGGTTGAGATGGCTTCCCCTGAACTTGATTCAAAGTCAGGTGATTCAGGGTCGCTTGCAATGACAAATAATGACAAATTAGGCTATTTTGCAGAACTCTAATTCTTAAAGAGATAAGGAGGGTCTAAAATGAACGAACTTAAGCAGTATCAGTTAGATTTAAAGCAGAGTCTTTGGAGACTCGGTGTGGTTAGGGCGTTGCTTTTGGTTGTAACTCTGGTGTGGAATCCTCTTCAGGTAGCTGGGCAAGATTCCTGGTATTATTCCGGTTGGAGTTATCGTCGCAGTGTGACCGTCACGAACAACACTACTTCCGCCTTGACGGACCATCAAGTGCTGGTCAGCTTGACCTCGGCTAACTTTGACTTCAGCCATCCCAATTCTGATGGGAGCGACATCCGATTCACCTACTGGAACGGGGCTTCAGAGACGGAAATTCCCTATTGGATCGAGCGGTGGGATTCGGGTGCTCAACAAGCGAAGGTTTGGACCAAAGTCCCAAACATTCGTGAGAGTGACACTTCAACCATCTACCTCTATTACGGGAATTTAGGCGCCAGCAGTGCGAGCAATGGAGATGCGACCTTTGACATCTTCGAGGATTTCAATGTAGACGATGACGAATGGACAGAATACGATCCCAACAACAAAATCGAGCTGGACTACACAGTGGATCACCGATTGGAGTTTACCAATTGGAAAAGAACCGATCCAGGGTATGTTTATAAAGCCTACTCCATACCGGAGAACTTTGTTGAAGACTTTGAGATTAAGATTACCGGACATGGAGGGAATGCGAATCCAGTGGGACCTGCCTTTACAAATTATGTAGGCAACATTGCTTCTTCATCAAGTACATCCAACATCATATGGACGCGCTATACTGAATATTCATATGTTGAAGGGCCAGTTCAAGGCAGTCAAATCCTCAATTATTACTGTAAGAATGGGCAATATAGCGAAAGTAAGCCCATCATGATTAATCAAGGTACGCTGTACTATGTACGCGTCACAAAAAGCGGGGACTCAGTCACATTAAGCGTCTTTGATGATTCTGACCGTACGAGTCACATACCAGGAAGCCCAGTTACAAATGTCATCAATTTTTCTGGAATATCTTTTGACCACTATTATCCGATAACTGCAATTACAGAGGGTCCAGTGAACTGGGAATGGACCGACGGCTGGACAGGCAACTACAAAGTCCGCAAATACACCGAGCCCGAGCCGACGGTGGCGGTGGGAGCGGAAGAGAATTCCCTTACTGGTTCCATCTCAGGCAAAGTCACTGAATCTGATGGGATGACAGCTATCGAAGGGGCGACGGTGCTGGCTTTGGATGGAACGGGGACGGTGAAAGGTTCTACTACGACAAGCGTTGCGGGGACTTATTCTATTTGCAATTTATCGCTCGGGACCTACAGCATCGCCGCAGCCAAAGGTAGCTATGCCACACGGGTAAAAGGGAATATTGTGGTGACCGCAGGGACAGAAACCTTGGGAGTTGATTTTCAACTGCCTGAAATCGGACCAAGGGGTGGAAAGATTGTGTTTTGTTCTTATCGGAATGGCAACTATGACATATATACAATGAATGCTGATGGGAGTAATTTAACGAGATTGACAAATGATCCTGCTGCGGATGAGTGTCCAAAATGGTCAAAGAATGGAACCAAGATAGCGTTCTTGTCTAACAGAACCGGTAGTTGGCAAATCTGGGTTATGGATGCAGATGGTTCAAATTTGAGGCAAGTGACCAATGTGGCCGAAGCTGTTTATCTAAGTGATTTTAGTTGGTATCCTGGCGATCAAAAGATAGCTTTTATAAAGAGCGGTTATTATTTATGTTCCATAAATATTGATGGAAGTAATTTGACTGAGATAATCTCGCCAGAAGGAAGTCCATTTCCAGCTCCAAATGGTTGCGATGTCTCGCCCGATGGGACAAGATTTGTCGTCGTGAGGAAATTCACTGGCTGGGGACATGACATAGAATTGTTTATTTATGATATTGTTGGAAAATATCTGGGGACTCTTACCTGGACGCCTATGGGAGATAAAACAGAAAGCCAAAGTCCAGCCTGGTCCCCTGCTGGTGATAAGATAGCTTTTGAGGGAATTCGCCATTTTCCAGCATATCCGATTAAGAATATTTTTGTCATTAACCCCGATGGTTCCAATCTGGGAACTGTTACAGATTTTAAGTCAGGAAATGGTTGGGAGGCAGGCAAACCCAGATGGTCCCCTGATGGACAAAAGATTATCTTTTATGGACAATGGGAGACTTCCCCGAATGAACTATACATCATTAATAAAGATGGAAGTAATCTAAGAAGAATAACCAATAACTCTTTTGATGACATTCATCCTGACTGGATTTATGGCTATGTCTCACCAACGAGTGGTTCCATCTCTGGCAAAGTCATTGAATCTGATGGGATGACGGCTATCGAAGGGGCGACGGTGCTGGCTTTGGATGGGACGGGGACAGTGAAAGGTTCTACTACGACATCCGCTGCAGGAACTTATTCTATCACTGGCTTACCAGAAGGGACTTATACTGTAAGAGTATCAAAATCAGGCTACTTAGCTACAGAAACCAGTGGAGTAGTTGTTAAAGCAGGCACTGAGACAACAGGTGTCAACTTCATTCTCTACTCTGCTAAAATAAAACCTATCGTTTCCTCACCTCAATCTGCTGGGTCTGAAGTTTGGGTCAAGATTCAGGTTGGGGATGAGGGAGAGCCTGTTGAGAACCTGCATCACCTTAAATTTAACCTTCATTATACCAATTTTGATATTCTTGATGTGCTTGAAGTTAAACATGGTGATTTCTTAGGAGATGACCCCATATTTCAGGAAGACCACTCTTCTCCAGGTACAGTAACGGTATTTATTGGTAGAAAACCAACTGAACAAGGCGTAACAGGCTATGGGAATGTGGTCTTAGTGAAATTTAAATTATCTGCAGAGGCTCAACCTGGGACGATTAGTGTGAGTTTTAGTAAAGTAGAGGCTTATGGAACTCAAAGCTGGGTCAGCCTGTTACCTGAATCAGATGAATTTGTAACAAACAGGGTAACAATAAAACCCGAAGTTAGCTCTCCTCAACCAGCAGGGGTGAAATTTTTACTCACCATACAGGTAGGAGATGAAGATAATCAGGTAACTGAATTGTCTAATGTAGTGTATGAACTGGTATGGGATAGACCTGATATTATACAGGTGGTTAAGCCACTTTATGAAAATATCACAGCAGGTGAATTTATCGGCAGAGATTCACTCATTCTAACTGGAGGTGGTAATGGAACACTGAGTATCTGCGTGGCACGAAAAGGTGGTGGTGTAAATGGGTATGGGACGGTGACTAATATTTGGCTTAAAGTGTTAGACCAATCTGCGGTTGGTGAAGAGATTAAATTTACACTTCATAAGGTATCTGCGTATGGTTCTGAATCAAATAGAATTGGTCTTGCATCAGGTAGTTGTACATTAACAGTAGATGTAGGGACAGATACAGCCGAGGTCTGGCCTGGTGATACGGACAACGATGGGATTGTAGCATTATGGGATATAATACCAATAGTATGGTATTGGTGGTTACAGGCTACAGGA is a window encoding:
- a CDS encoding DUF2341 domain-containing protein — encoded protein: MNELKQYQLDLKQSLWRLGVVRALLLVVTLVWNPLQVAGQDSWYYSGWSYRRSVTVTNNTTSALTDHQVLVSLTSANFDFSHPNSDGSDIRFTYWNGASETEIPYWIERWDSGAQQAKVWTKVPNIRESDTSTIYLYYGNLGASSASNGDATFDIFEDFNVDDDEWTEYDPNNKIELDYTVDHRLEFTNWKRTDPGYVYKAYSIPENFVEDFEIKITGHGGNANPVGPAFTNYVGNIASSSSTSNIIWTRYTEYSYVEGPVQGSQILNYYCKNGQYSESKPIMINQGTLYYVRVTKSGDSVTLSVFDDSDRTSHIPGSPVTNVINFSGISFDHYYPITAITEGPVNWEWTDGWTGNYKVRKYTEPEPTVAVGAEENSLTGSISGKVTESDGMTAIEGATVLALDGTGTVKGSTTTSVAGTYSICNLSLGTYSIAAAKGSYATRVKGNIVVTAGTETLGVDFQLPEIGPRGGKIVFCSYRNGNYDIYTMNADGSNLTRLTNDPAADECPKWSKNGTKIAFLSNRTGSWQIWVMDADGSNLRQVTNVAEAVYLSDFSWYPGDQKIAFIKSGYYLCSINIDGSNLTEIISPEGSPFPAPNGCDVSPDGTRFVVVRKFTGWGHDIELFIYDIVGKYLGTLTWTPMGDKTESQSPAWSPAGDKIAFEGIRHFPAYPIKNIFVINPDGSNLGTVTDFKSGNGWEAGKPRWSPDGQKIIFYGQWETSPNELYIINKDGSNLRRITNNSFDDIHPDWIYGYVSPTSGSISGKVIESDGMTAIEGATVLALDGTGTVKGSTTTSAAGTYSITGLPEGTYTVRVSKSGYLATETSGVVVKAGTETTGVNFILYSAKIKPIVSSPQSAGSEVWVKIQVGDEGEPVENLHHLKFNLHYTNFDILDVLEVKHGDFLGDDPIFQEDHSSPGTVTVFIGRKPTEQGVTGYGNVVLVKFKLSAEAQPGTISVSFSKVEAYGTQSWVSLLPESDEFVTNRVTIKPEVSSPQPAGVKFLLTIQVGDEDNQVTELSNVVYELVWDRPDIIQVVKPLYENITAGEFIGRDSLILTGGGNGTLSICVARKGGGVNGYGTVTNIWLKVLDQSAVGEEIKFTLHKVSAYGSESNRIGLASGSCTLTVDVGTDTAEVWPGDTDNDGIVALWDIIPIVWYWWLQATGPARWSDETPLEIRIKWEKQLAIKWGIVIPPFPDACYADTDGNGIVKPEDIIAVAVNWGKTQGGRLMMPAPARAMSIYEIDHSKFIKCYEEMLAVLTGLPDDTPGKEEVERQICKLIEISNPAIFKVYPNPYRPTTTHTHIGGIKFENLGTNWDIKIYNIASELVSEMHGTENDYIWLTAKDFASGVYIYIVNSSTLSKKIGKLAIIK